A genomic window from Candidatus Kouleothrix ribensis includes:
- a CDS encoding ABC transporter permease — translation MLKEQLLMALDSLRANKFRSLLTMLGIIIGAATLVAVLSLGNAVQGQVFEQFIDLGTRRVAVLPGDPKAKGARDIPGYGLLSVEDYRTLEGLVAQHPAIFRTIVPEIAIQKEVRAGTVAVQATLVGTSAGYKDVQTTPVVYGRFLTEADERDRARVGVLGYQVAKDLFGEGPAAQRAALGKTIEINGQSIEIIGVIKENGGPFSTDQRVFAPVSTVRLRLVGELDLPGRGLQMTSILLGLNSEKDVDRAETLITASLRSARGVPADSIDDFRLNLPTQALNVLRGINGAITGFIALVAGISLVVGGIGIMNIMLVAVTERTREIGVRKALGATDGDVLGQFVLEAMAISLVGGVIGVSLAIGLVLLTGALAGFAAPISWMAVLLALLFASGIGIGFGFYPARRAALLLPIEALRYE, via the coding sequence CGCTCGCTGCTGACCATGCTCGGCATTATCATTGGCGCGGCCACACTGGTGGCAGTGCTATCGCTTGGCAATGCCGTGCAGGGTCAGGTGTTCGAGCAATTCATCGACTTAGGCACCCGGCGCGTGGCCGTGCTGCCCGGCGACCCGAAGGCCAAGGGCGCGCGCGACATCCCCGGCTACGGCCTGCTGTCGGTGGAAGACTATCGCACGCTCGAGGGCCTGGTGGCTCAGCACCCGGCGATCTTCCGCACGATCGTGCCCGAGATCGCCATTCAAAAAGAAGTGCGCGCCGGCACGGTCGCCGTGCAGGCCACGCTGGTGGGCACCAGCGCCGGCTACAAAGATGTGCAGACCACGCCGGTGGTGTATGGCCGCTTCCTGACCGAAGCCGACGAGCGGGATCGCGCGCGCGTGGGCGTGCTGGGCTACCAGGTGGCCAAGGATCTATTTGGCGAAGGCCCGGCCGCGCAGCGCGCCGCCCTCGGCAAGACGATCGAGATCAACGGCCAGTCGATCGAGATCATCGGCGTGATCAAAGAGAATGGCGGGCCGTTCTCGACCGACCAGCGCGTGTTTGCCCCTGTGAGTACGGTGCGCCTGCGCCTGGTAGGCGAGCTCGATCTGCCCGGCCGTGGCCTGCAGATGACCAGCATCCTGCTGGGGTTGAATAGCGAGAAGGATGTCGACCGAGCCGAGACGCTGATCACCGCCTCGCTGCGCAGCGCGCGGGGCGTGCCGGCCGACTCGATCGACGACTTCCGGCTGAACCTGCCGACCCAGGCGCTGAATGTGCTGCGGGGCATCAACGGCGCGATCACTGGCTTCATCGCGCTGGTGGCCGGCATTAGCCTGGTGGTTGGCGGGATCGGGATCATGAACATTATGCTGGTGGCTGTGACCGAGCGCACCCGCGAGATCGGCGTGCGCAAGGCGCTCGGCGCCACCGATGGCGATGTGCTGGGCCAGTTTGTGCTCGAGGCGATGGCGATCAGCCTGGTAGGTGGCGTGATCGGCGTGAGCCTGGCGATCGGCCTGGTGCTGCTGACTGGTGCGCTGGCCGGGTTCGCCGCGCCGATCTCGTGGATGGCGGTGCTGCTGGCGCTGCTGTTCGCCTCGGGCATCGGCATCGGCTTCGGCTTCTACCCGGCCCGCCGCGCCGCGCTGCTGCTGCCGATCGAGGCGCTGCGCTACGAGTAG